Proteins encoded by one window of Tubulanus polymorphus chromosome 7, tnTubPoly1.2, whole genome shotgun sequence:
- the LOC141908422 gene encoding uncharacterized protein LOC141908422 has protein sequence MSKRSHSRAMNYSRCPIDELQVYYHYAVSYGIGTICILGIFLNVFGIFVLRKMTESGQAIYLLTLLSIADTVYLLNIFLDRPLRRLIFQMINGDEVFRRPDFGIFPIWNWLSVASYKSTVNIRNWMVVLSAVVRCLHVLLPFWSRRNVGRKFVNLSIAIIVIVSAGIYIDRYFGGRIIPIKCPEDSSSSSATYLKFEKDKSMDLSSTVIYLIVTVNAPMIILMLANTILLWSISRSIKNRKSMASSTPKTETNANTKATQLVIIATVIYLVCESPTIISRIFNYFVKYEITPTMWKMFVVLNNLTPIDSAINFIIYMIASRSFRKTARTTLFGGK, from the coding sequence ATGTCTAAACGCAGCCACTCGCGCGCTATGAATTATTCTCGATGTCCGATTGATGAATTACAAGTCTACTATCATTATGCCGTATCGTACGGTATCGGTACAATCTGTATTTTGGGTATATTTTTGAAcgtttttggaatttttgttCTTCGAAAAATGACGGAAAGCGGGCAGGCTATTTATCTGCTCACACTGCTGTCGATAGCCGATACGGTGTatcttttaaacatatttctcGATAGACCATTGCGTCGActtattttccaaatgatcaATGGAGATGAAGTGTTTCGTCGACCGGATTTTGGCATCTTTCCAATCTGGAACTGGCTCAGCGTCGCCAGCTACAAGTCAACGGTGAACATTCGTAATTGGATGGTAGTTCTATCGGCAGTTGTTCGGTGCTTGCACGTTTTATTGCCGTTCTGGTCCAGACGAAACGTCGGTAGAAAGTTTGTTAATTTAAGTATAGCGATAATTGTGATCGTATCGGCGGGGATTTATATCGATCGTTATTTCGGTGGTCGTATTATCCCGATTAAATGTCCGGAagattcgtcgtcgtcgagcGCGACTTATCTTAAATTCGAGAAAGATAAATCAATGGACCTGAGCTCCACGGTGATTTATTTGATAGTTACAGTTAACGCGCCGATGATAATTCTCATGTTGGCAAACACGATTTTGCTGTGGTCGATCAGTCGTTCtataaaaaatagaaaatccatGGCGTCATCGACGCCGAAAACGGAAACGAATGCAAACACAAAAGCTACACAACTAGTGATCATAGCTACAGTTATTTATCTCGTCTGCGAATCACCGACAATTATTTCCAGAATTTTCAACTATTTTGTTAAATACGAAATCACACCGACGATGTGGAAAATGTTCGTCGTTTTAAACAATTTGACTCCAATCGATTCAGCGattaattttatcatttatatgaTCGCGAGTAGAAGTTTCAGAAAAACTGCGCGCACGACGCTGTTTGGTGGCAAGTAA
- the LOC141908278 gene encoding TELO2-interacting protein 1 homolog, with product MSFHELKPICVELTKSFSVESVEKLRATLKKCKDDELQDMQLYIIFPLQLILKQQLKISEELFCSVTECIRYVVERTMIRIPKLFIDVFTAYTIILGPSQHRSTTQGPSPHYTPTAARNLSEEEKFYSVCLIKTLLNRSDQNVLKAFFCNENLALIGHAISLMIGFAQHEKLKSLRTAAVESLLELTHCKQQGEEWNTSNIAASFLPGIAIGLVQVITTDTKQGISLIQLALHSWSKIVTFILNDELLRMTELELKTSDNNSGGLMNEKLKDLVIVRDEKWARETADKLHVLITRVATFVIGHSQWKIRLAAIEWAKQLLNNSSKILVKSVPKLLEVLVSFIGDEYSSVKRASHDALKNFEAAQDEKTNKLLLEILEENLLVLLTSLPRVIRTAGDDVILSTLQLLTGYLKLLGTRVSSLLQSYSHLERLSIALLQSLELDPSSQIKVLSDTLSTVPTDAINITAQDCYIQLPMKSFKYFTDKNIQKQLLTACRCLGYYGDIDVLLDHFLEQVHASSVYRKQAILVINEIVFGLTGRINDNTLFTEKQITSVDQRVVSAVISEYLSDTLWNSTCSSTYQRNCDQNHWQQEQQQQQQQRCSVDELLAIATIQQTNTTPLILHDSILQTCLLIEGLGNFAKVLGVDFKNSLIDVLYPLMEKLGDDYSLISQTAYNTLLDICNSCRYSSLNDLICQNCDYLANLISLKLRHLSRNPRTPLVLKAMLEHCDVQLLPYIYHIVLDILDCLDDNYGNEGVLFMQVLYSLVLAIKRWFPADDKARNENESVDDPTVREFTAEDLKQFFITRRRDHEIASCRDIDENEDETNDTLNDDEDTATADEEEGKKEAPTHVKIVVQVLERCVHLMSHEIIRIRLLALDTVVIGSQVLHLYQDELLPIVHKLWPPLVERLKDENPQVVLKAFHTLEELGEVCGDFLNQRVRKVALPKVNSFLRSQSVISFKSGQTYKFTVAYKLQLALLTGLGRLCKKLDIRGKACSDVLESCVPYLSAQQPTALQKACVNTVEYLKQLEAQLVWLRLMDIAVVIDLTPPHPQFPFIKFAGSRNRNEFTDNVTKLIRS from the exons ATGTCATTTCACGAGTTAAAACCGATTTGTGTCGAGTTgacgaaatcattttcagttgAAAGCGTCGAGAAATTGCGAGCAACGctgaaaaaatgtaaagatGACGAACTACAAGACATGCAACTTTATATCATATTCCCACTTCAGCTTATACTCAAACAACAACTGAAAAT CTCTGAGGAATTATTCTGCTCTGTGACTGAATGTATTCGATACGTCGTGGAACGAACTATGATCCGAATCCCGAAATTATTCATCGACGTTTTCACGGCTTATACGATCATCCTGGGGCCATCTCAACATCGTTCAACGACTCAGGGGCCATCTCCGCATTACACGCCAACTGCAGCTAGAAATC TCAGTGAAGAAGAAAAGTTCTATTCTGTTTGTCTCATAAAAACCTTATTAAATCGTTCAGATCAAAA TGTTTTGAAAGCGTTTTTCTGTAATGAGAATCTGGCGTTGATCGGTCACGCGATTAGTTTAATGATTGGATTCGCGCAGCatgaaaaactgaaatcatTACGAACTGCAGCAGTTGAGAGTTTATTAGAACTCACACACTGTAAACAACAAG gtGAGGAGTGGAATACTAGTAACATAGCAGCCTCATTTCTACCAGGAATCGCTATTGGTCTCGTACAGGTTATCACTACTGATACCAAACAAGGCATTTCATTGATTCAG TTGGCGCTTCATTCCTGGTCGAAGATCGTCACTTTCATATTAAATGATGAATTACTACGAATGACTGAACTGGAATTAAAGACAAGCGACAATAATAGTGGTG GACTGATGAATGAAAAGCTTAAAGATTTGGTGATAGTTAGAGATGAGAAATGGGCGCGTGAAACTGCTGATAAATTACATGTTTTAATAACTCGCGTTGCTACATTTGTGATCGGTCACAGTCAATGGAAAATACGTCTCGCAGCAATAGAGTGGGCAAAACAGCTTTTAAATAACTCTTCGAA aattttggTGAAAAGTGTCCCTAAACTGTTAGAAGTTCTTGTATCATTTATCGGTGATGAATATTCAAGTGTTAAACGAGCTAGTCACGATGcattgaagaattttgaagCGGCTCAAGATGAAAAAACGAACAAATTGTTGCTAGAAATTCTGGAAGAGAATCTGCTCGTTTTACTGACCAGTCTACCTCGAGTTATCAGAACTGCAG GTGATGATGTCATACTATCAACTCTTCAGTTACTAACAGGATATCTGAAACTTCTCG GGACAAGAGTAAGCAGTCTACTGCAGTCATACAGTCATTTAGAACGTCTGTCGATCGCTCTGTTACAATCactagaactggatccatctTCACAGATCAAAGTATTATCTGATACTCTATCTACAG TTCCAACCGATGCTATCAATATTACAGCGCAGGACTGCTATATTCAACTGCCGATgaaatcttttaaatatttcacggATAAGAACATACAAAAACAATTACTAACGGCTTGTAGATGTCTGGGATATTACG GTGATATCGATGTGCTTTTGGATCATTTCTTGGAACAAGTTCACGCATCAAGTGTTTACAGAAAACAAGCGATATTAGtgattaatgaaattgtgTTTGGATTAACTGGACGCATCAATGACAATACTCTGTTTACTGAGAAACAGATCACATCTGTTGATCAGCGAGTAGTCAg tGCAGTGATTAGTGAATATTTGTCGGACACTTTATGGAATTCAACTTGTTCTTCTACTTATCAGCGCAACTGTGATCAAAATCACTGGCAgcaggagcagcagcagcagcagcagcagcggtgtAGCGTCGATGAACTGTTAGCTATAGCGACAATTCAACAAACTAACACAACACCGCTGATACTTCATGACAGTATCTTACAGACGTGTCTGCTCATTGAGGGTCTCGGAAACTTCGCTAAG GTGCTCGGTGTGGACTTTAAGAACAGTTTAATCGATGTTTTGTATCCTCTGATGGAGAAACTCGGTGATGATTATAGTTTAATCAGTCAAACTGCTTACAACACATTGTTAGATATCTGCAACTCTTGTCGATACAG CTCGTTGAATGATCTGATCTGTCAGAATTGCGACTATTTGGCGAATTTGATATCTCTAAAATTGAGACATCTATCGCGGAATCCACGAACACCTCTCGTGTTGAAAGCTATGTTAGAACATTGCGACGTTCAGTTACTGCCGTACATCTATCACATTGTACTCGAT ATATTGGATTGTCTAGATGATAATTACGGCAATGAAGGTGTATTGTTCATGCAGGTTTTGTACAGTTTAGTTCTAGCGATCAAACGCTGGTTTCCGGCCGATGACAAAGCTAGAAATGAA AATGAATCGGTTGATGATCCGACGGTTCGCGAATTCACGGCTGAAGATCTGAAACAGTTTTTCATCACGCGTCGACGAGATCACGAAATCGCATCATGTCGCGATATCGATGAAAACGAGGATgaaactaacgatacactgaatgatgatgaagatACCGCCACTGCTGATGAGGAGGAGGGAAAGAAGGAAGCTCCGACTCATGTGAAAATAGTCGTACAAGTTCTCGAACGCTGTGTTCATTTAATGTCTCATGAGATCATACGGATACGATTGTTAGCATTAGATACTGTTGTCATAGGTTCACAGGTTTTACACCTGTATCAAG ATGAATTACTTCCAATCGTTCACAAACTATGGCCGCCTTTAGTTGAACGTCTCAAAGATGAGAATCCTCAAGTCGTTCTGAAG GCATTTCATACATTAGAAGAGTTGGGTGAAGTTTGCGGTGATTTTCTGAATCAAAGAGTAAGAAAAGTGGCATTACCGAAAGTGAATAGTTTCCTGAGATCTCAGTCTGTGATAAG TTTTAAATCTGGTCAGACGTACAAATTCACAGTAGCTTATAAACTGCAGTTGGCGTTATTGACCGGTTTAGGAAGACTTTGTAAAAAg TTGGATATTCGTGGTAAAGCTTGTAGTGATGTTTTAGAGTCATGCGTTCCTTACTTAAGCGCTCAACAGCCTACAGCATTACAGAAG GCATGTGTAAATACAGTGGAATATTTGAAGCAGTTAGAAGCACAGTTGGTTTGGTTGAGATTGATGGATATAGCTGTAGTTATTGATTTAACTCCACCTCATCCGCAGTTTCCATTCATTAAG